One genomic region from Microcystis panniformis FACHB-1757 encodes:
- a CDS encoding GAF domain-containing protein translates to MEKLTNLDRIAEEILGLIPTETVIIAEFDGDSIYYRAGAGKNTGAIVGKRGDIATSGLCTVVYQGSCPVVVGQTLGDNRIRQDIAVALGIKTALAVPIRVNNRLFGAVMLLNRLDGQELTDRDSLLVEEYLNSLLRDEG, encoded by the coding sequence ATGGAAAAATTAACTAATCTCGATCGCATTGCTGAAGAAATTTTAGGTTTAATTCCAACAGAAACGGTTATCATTGCCGAATTTGACGGTGATAGTATTTATTATCGCGCGGGTGCGGGTAAAAACACTGGGGCAATTGTGGGCAAAAGGGGTGATATTGCCACGTCGGGATTGTGTACGGTGGTTTACCAGGGGAGTTGTCCGGTGGTGGTGGGACAAACTCTCGGAGATAATCGCATCCGTCAGGATATAGCGGTCGCTTTGGGGATAAAAACGGCTTTAGCTGTGCCAATTAGGGTTAATAATCGGTTATTTGGTGCAGTAATGCTGTTAAACCGTCTCGATGGTCAGGAATTGACCGATCGAGATAGTTTGTTAGTGGAGGAATATCTGAACTCGCTACTCAGAGATGAGGGATAG
- the rpsG gene encoding 30S ribosomal protein S7, whose protein sequence is MSRRKNVKKRPIPPDPVYNSCLVSMTIRRIMRSGKKSLAANIVYDALKTVGERTGQEPLEVFEKAVKNATPLVEVKARRVGGATYQVPMEVRSNRGSTLALRWLVHYARTRGGKTMAGKLANEIMDAANETGGTIKKREETHRMAEANKAFAHYRY, encoded by the coding sequence ATGTCTCGCCGTAAAAACGTCAAAAAACGTCCTATTCCCCCCGATCCCGTTTACAATAGCTGTTTAGTCAGCATGACCATCCGCCGGATTATGCGCTCGGGCAAAAAGTCCCTGGCCGCTAACATCGTTTACGATGCCCTGAAAACCGTCGGCGAACGTACCGGTCAAGAACCCCTAGAAGTATTTGAAAAAGCCGTTAAAAACGCCACTCCCCTGGTGGAAGTGAAAGCCCGCCGGGTCGGTGGAGCCACCTATCAAGTACCGATGGAAGTACGGAGTAATCGCGGTAGTACACTGGCACTACGTTGGTTAGTCCATTATGCCAGAACCAGAGGCGGCAAAACCATGGCAGGTAAACTAGCTAACGAGATCATGGATGCGGCCAACGAAACCGGCGGCACGATCAAAAAACGGGAAGAAACCCACCGGATGGCAGAGGCCAACAAAGCCTTTGCCCACTATCGTTACTAA
- a CDS encoding response regulator yields the protein MTRDLCRILLIEDEPTTVKLIQRLLLKAPQCSLAGGLTFTLTQAQDLEETAEKLAGEKFDIILLSLEISVPPGLNILVKTRELASDIPIVVQTTSNDEKLVVKAFQLGADGYIQLNNIDSSLLVYQIRVAIERQQYILNLKHQQQEDEFRELEQLIKGGQTSITAKMFGSEAIRQSIPDIFQELVENYGELLDLALEEQAYKVEHNLSERLRSLADKLGFLKASPRDVVDIHTTTLRQKNQDVTLAKAQAYVSEGRLMVLELMGYLVSFYRKYYIGLSNIKLFNNTQS from the coding sequence ATGACTAGGGATCTCTGTAGGATTTTATTGATAGAGGATGAGCCGACAACTGTTAAATTAATCCAGAGATTGCTGTTAAAGGCCCCCCAATGTTCCTTGGCCGGGGGGTTGACTTTTACCCTCACCCAAGCTCAGGATCTAGAGGAAACTGCCGAAAAACTGGCAGGGGAGAAATTTGATATCATCCTCTTAAGCTTGGAAATCTCTGTCCCCCCCGGTTTAAATATTCTAGTCAAAACCAGAGAATTAGCCTCTGATATACCGATAGTGGTTCAAACTACTAGCAATGATGAGAAATTAGTCGTTAAAGCCTTTCAACTAGGTGCTGACGGTTATATTCAGTTAAATAATATCGATAGTAGTCTTTTAGTCTATCAAATTCGTGTGGCGATCGAGCGTCAGCAATATATCCTCAATCTTAAACATCAACAACAGGAAGATGAATTTCGCGAACTGGAACAGTTAATCAAGGGAGGACAAACTAGCATCACGGCGAAAATGTTCGGTTCTGAGGCAATCAGGCAGAGTATCCCCGATATTTTTCAAGAATTAGTCGAAAATTACGGAGAGTTATTAGATTTAGCTTTAGAAGAACAAGCATACAAAGTCGAACATAATCTATCGGAACGACTGCGAAGCTTGGCCGATAAGCTAGGATTCTTAAAAGCTAGTCCTCGCGATGTGGTGGATATTCATACCACCACCCTACGCCAAAAAAATCAGGATGTCACCCTGGCCAAAGCGCAGGCCTACGTTAGCGAAGGTCGTCTCATGGTCTTGGAATTGATGGGTTATCTCGTCTCTTTCTATCGTAAATACTATATCGGTCTCAGCAACATTAAACTGTTCAATAACACGCAATCATGA
- a CDS encoding IS630 family transposase — protein sequence MINLEFTEEEKNSLYYERFHHPHPRVQLKMEVLWLKSQKIPHQKICQLAGISPNTLLTYLRDYQEGGIEKLKEINFYRPKSELEFQKETLKKYFEKNPAATINEAVYRIEELTGIKRSPTQVRKFLKSMGMKCLKVGSLPSKADPDEQEDYKEKKLEPRLNEAKEGKRAVFFVDAAHFVMGAFLGFVWCFERLFVKSPSGRKRFNVLGALNAITHEVILVTYETYITATQVCELRSKIAALGLMIPITLVLDNARYQKCKIVEELALSLSIEMLYLPSYSPNLNLIERLWKLVKKKCLYGKYYENFSDFSSAIYECLNDAHLKHKKELDSLLTLRFQKFNKSQIMNV from the coding sequence ATGATTAACCTAGAATTCACGGAAGAAGAAAAGAACTCACTGTATTATGAAAGATTTCATCATCCCCATCCCCGGGTTCAACTGAAGATGGAAGTTCTCTGGTTAAAAAGCCAAAAGATACCGCACCAAAAAATTTGTCAGTTAGCAGGAATCTCGCCAAATACCTTATTAACCTATCTTCGCGATTATCAAGAAGGCGGAATAGAAAAATTAAAAGAAATCAACTTCTATCGCCCTAAAAGTGAATTAGAGTTTCAAAAAGAAACCCTCAAAAAATACTTCGAGAAAAATCCAGCAGCCACAATAAATGAAGCTGTATATAGGATAGAAGAATTGACGGGAATAAAACGAAGTCCTACCCAAGTGAGAAAATTTTTAAAATCAATGGGAATGAAATGTTTAAAAGTAGGTTCTCTTCCTTCTAAAGCTGACCCAGATGAACAAGAGGACTACAAAGAAAAAAAGCTAGAACCCAGACTAAATGAGGCAAAAGAAGGAAAAAGGGCTGTTTTTTTTGTTGATGCCGCTCACTTCGTCATGGGAGCATTTCTCGGTTTTGTTTGGTGTTTTGAGAGACTTTTTGTTAAGTCACCGAGCGGGCGTAAACGCTTCAATGTTTTAGGAGCATTAAATGCAATAACTCATGAAGTTATTCTGGTAACATATGAAACTTATATTACGGCAACTCAAGTCTGTGAACTCCGGTCAAAAATAGCTGCTTTAGGACTAATGATTCCCATCACTCTAGTCTTAGATAATGCCCGCTATCAAAAATGTAAAATTGTTGAAGAATTGGCTCTTTCTTTGTCAATAGAGATGCTCTATCTGCCGTCTTATTCACCTAATCTAAATTTAATTGAAAGGCTGTGGAAATTGGTCAAAAAGAAATGTTTATATGGTAAATATTATGAGAACTTTTCTGACTTTTCTTCAGCTATTTATGAATGTCTGAATGATGCCCATCTGAAACATAAAAAAGAACTGGATTCCTTGCTGACTCTACGATTTCAGAAGTTTAATAAATCTCAGATTATGAACGTCTAA
- a CDS encoding NAD(P)/FAD-dependent oxidoreductase has translation MTDSIPKICILGGGFGGLYTALRLSQLPWTDQHPPQITLIDKSDRFLFSPLLYELVTSELQSWEIAPPFSELLANTPVNFQQGTVTAINVNNHKITLDNQNDICYDRLVIALGGQSSLEFLPGAKTHAIPFRSLEDAYRLQDRLKTLEQSDRDKIRVAIIGGGYSGVELACKLADRLGERGRIRLIERNSDILGPSTQFNRDTAKKALEKRLVWLDLETTVADIQADRLSLDYKGQIDNIPVDLILWTVSPIASPLLANLPLAHNERKLLKVNQYLQTVENPSIYAIGDAADSRDQEDKPYAATAQVALQQSDYCAWNIWASFHDKPALPFRYQPLGEMLTLGVDEATISGLGLELAGPLAHLTRRLVYLYRLPTLNHQIAVAFNWIAQPLLSLISE, from the coding sequence ATGACTGACTCAATCCCAAAAATTTGTATTCTCGGTGGTGGTTTTGGTGGACTCTATACTGCTCTACGTTTGAGTCAATTGCCTTGGACCGATCAACACCCCCCCCAAATTACCTTAATTGATAAAAGCGATCGCTTTTTATTTTCTCCCCTTCTCTACGAATTAGTCACCTCAGAACTACAATCTTGGGAAATTGCTCCCCCTTTCAGCGAATTGCTCGCCAATACCCCCGTTAACTTCCAACAGGGAACCGTCACGGCGATCAATGTTAATAATCATAAAATAACCCTTGACAATCAAAACGATATATGCTATGACCGCCTCGTGATCGCCCTCGGTGGTCAATCTTCCCTTGAATTCCTACCCGGGGCCAAAACCCACGCTATCCCCTTTCGTAGTCTAGAGGATGCCTATCGTCTTCAGGATCGACTCAAAACCCTAGAACAATCCGATCGCGATAAAATTCGGGTCGCCATTATCGGGGGCGGTTATAGCGGCGTAGAATTAGCCTGTAAGCTGGCCGATCGCCTCGGAGAAAGGGGAAGAATTCGTCTGATCGAAAGAAATAGCGATATACTTGGCCCTTCAACCCAATTTAACCGCGACACCGCCAAAAAAGCCCTAGAAAAACGTCTAGTTTGGTTAGACCTAGAAACCACCGTCGCCGACATCCAAGCTGATCGCCTCTCCCTTGACTACAAAGGACAGATCGACAATATCCCCGTTGATCTAATTCTCTGGACCGTTAGTCCGATCGCCTCTCCACTGCTCGCTAATTTGCCCCTAGCACATAATGAGCGCAAATTACTAAAAGTTAATCAATATTTACAAACTGTCGAAAACCCCAGCATCTACGCGATCGGCGATGCGGCCGATAGTCGCGATCAAGAGGATAAACCCTATGCTGCCACGGCTCAGGTCGCCCTTCAACAGTCCGACTACTGCGCTTGGAATATTTGGGCGAGTTTTCACGATAAACCGGCTTTACCCTTCCGTTATCAACCTTTAGGCGAAATGTTGACCCTCGGAGTCGATGAGGCTACGATTAGCGGTTTAGGACTAGAATTAGCCGGTCCCCTTGCCCATCTTACCCGTCGCTTAGTCTATCTCTACCGACTGCCCACCCTTAACCATCAAATCGCGGTAGCATTTAACTGGATTGCCCAACCGCTTCTATCCCTCATCTCTGAGTAG
- a CDS encoding lipoxygenase family protein, whose amino-acid sequence MKTVTAPLVLFCWRARGLRGQGGLVPVAIQLYQDPTQPNQRIYTPDDGLNWLMAKIFVQIADGNHHELVSHLSHTHLVAEAFVLATATELALNHPLAILLRPHFQFTLAINSLAESELINPGGFVDRLLAGTLEASIELIKSSYRQRLDNFADYALPKQLELRQVQDTSLLPDYPYRDDALLLWQATETYVKDYLSLYYTSDADVNEDTELQAWVRTLMSPEGGGIKKLVSEGELDTLAKLIEVVTQIIFVAGPQHAAVNYPQYDYLAFCPNIPLAGYQSPPKAAEQVDIDYILRLLPPQAQAAYQLEIMQTLTAFQFNRFGYPSRSAFPDQRTYPILAVFQAKLKAIENQIDRRNLTRFTPYIFLKPSRIPNSINI is encoded by the coding sequence ATGAAAACTGTAACAGCACCTCTTGTCCTTTTCTGTTGGCGTGCTAGAGGTTTACGGGGTCAAGGGGGATTAGTACCAGTTGCCATTCAATTATATCAAGATCCGACTCAACCTAATCAGCGCATCTATACCCCCGATGACGGACTTAATTGGTTAATGGCGAAAATTTTCGTCCAAATTGCCGACGGAAATCACCATGAATTAGTTAGTCACCTCAGCCATACCCATTTAGTAGCGGAAGCTTTTGTTTTAGCCACAGCTACCGAGTTAGCACTTAATCATCCTCTGGCAATTCTATTAAGACCTCATTTTCAATTTACCCTCGCTATTAATAGTTTAGCCGAGAGCGAGTTAATTAACCCCGGCGGATTCGTTGATCGTCTATTAGCGGGGACGCTAGAAGCATCGATCGAGCTAATTAAGAGTTCCTATCGTCAAAGATTAGATAATTTCGCCGATTATGCCCTACCAAAGCAATTAGAATTGCGCCAAGTCCAGGATACCTCGCTACTACCAGATTACCCCTACCGAGACGATGCTCTCTTACTTTGGCAAGCAACGGAAACCTACGTCAAAGATTACCTAAGTCTTTACTATACTTCCGATGCGGACGTAAATGAGGATACAGAATTACAAGCTTGGGTGCGAACATTGATGTCACCTGAAGGTGGAGGCATCAAAAAATTAGTTTCTGAAGGAGAATTAGACACTTTGGCCAAATTAATCGAAGTTGTCACCCAGATAATTTTTGTGGCCGGACCACAACACGCGGCGGTTAATTATCCTCAATACGATTATCTCGCCTTTTGCCCGAATATTCCCCTAGCGGGTTATCAATCTCCTCCCAAAGCAGCTGAGCAGGTGGATATAGATTATATTCTCCGTCTTTTGCCCCCCCAGGCCCAGGCCGCTTATCAATTGGAAATTATGCAGACTTTAACAGCTTTTCAATTTAACCGTTTTGGCTATCCATCCCGAAGTGCTTTCCCAGATCAACGCACTTACCCGATTTTGGCGGTTTTCCAAGCTAAATTAAAGGCGATCGAAAATCAGATCGATCGGCGCAATTTAACCCGATTTACGCCTTATATTTTCCTGAAACCCTCTCGCATCCCCAATAGTATCAATATTTAG
- a CDS encoding circadian clock KaiB family protein, with protein MSQYLLKLYIMGDSSKSQRAIANIFRICREELSGLYTVEIIDVLEQPQLAEQDKILVTPTLVKQLPPPLQRIIGDMSNTQKVLLGLDVIPKDSHLN; from the coding sequence ATGAGTCAATATCTTCTCAAACTCTACATTATGGGCGATTCAAGTAAATCCCAGAGGGCGATCGCCAATATTTTTCGTATCTGTCGCGAGGAGTTATCCGGTCTTTATACGGTAGAAATAATTGATGTTCTCGAACAGCCGCAATTAGCGGAACAGGATAAAATTCTCGTAACTCCTACTTTAGTCAAACAACTTCCCCCACCCCTACAAAGAATTATCGGCGATATGTCCAATACTCAAAAGGTTCTCCTCGGTTTGGATGTTATTCCCAAAGACTCCCATCTCAATTAG
- a CDS encoding ISL3 family transposase, giving the protein MWINFDQLLDLPNVTVVNYQKIAQTIFLKLALLNETIECPNCHQTLDRINQTEYNLVRDLSILGNPVYLEVPRRQFHCQKCQKYISERLSFMRLRQHHTIRYESMIYERVKNCSIEEISREEGLGWSEVELIFNHCAKELEKEEWEAPERISLDEFSNLKGHKDFITTVVDMDKKILLDVIKGHKQEELMEALKAQPDAVREKVKEVSVDMWSGFTAVIKELFPNAKIIYDRFHVMAIINDELNKLRKLMGVHEKGLPHLLWKNKEDLKDEQKQQLEVILKEHPCLGIAGEMKEEIRQIYQSSRTFRGAERKLEKWIRIGGILYESSARMIQKHLPGICNYFENQTTNGLIEGMNTKIKLIKRMSYGFTNFEHLRLKLFACFNS; this is encoded by the coding sequence ATGTGGATAAATTTTGATCAACTCCTCGATTTACCAAATGTAACAGTGGTCAATTATCAAAAAATTGCTCAGACAATTTTCCTAAAGCTTGCTCTTTTAAATGAAACAATTGAATGTCCGAATTGCCATCAAACCTTAGACAGAATCAATCAGACAGAGTATAATCTAGTCAGAGACTTGTCAATATTAGGTAATCCAGTATATTTAGAAGTACCACGCCGTCAGTTTCATTGTCAAAAGTGCCAAAAGTATATCAGCGAAAGACTGAGTTTTATGAGATTAAGACAGCATCATACAATTCGCTATGAATCGATGATTTATGAGAGAGTAAAAAATTGTAGCATCGAAGAAATAAGTCGAGAAGAAGGGTTAGGATGGTCAGAAGTTGAGTTAATATTTAATCACTGTGCTAAAGAACTAGAAAAGGAAGAGTGGGAAGCACCAGAACGAATAAGCTTAGATGAATTTAGTAACTTAAAAGGACATAAAGATTTCATCACAACGGTCGTAGATATGGACAAGAAAATTTTACTAGATGTGATTAAAGGACATAAGCAAGAAGAATTAATGGAAGCCTTAAAAGCACAGCCAGACGCAGTTCGGGAGAAAGTGAAAGAAGTGAGCGTCGATATGTGGTCAGGATTTACAGCAGTGATCAAGGAATTATTTCCCAATGCTAAAATCATCTATGACCGTTTTCATGTAATGGCTATCATCAATGACGAGCTTAATAAATTGAGAAAGTTAATGGGGGTGCATGAAAAAGGATTACCTCATTTATTATGGAAGAATAAAGAGGACTTAAAGGACGAGCAAAAACAACAACTAGAAGTTATCTTAAAAGAACATCCATGCTTAGGAATAGCCGGGGAAATGAAAGAAGAAATTAGACAAATTTATCAAAGTAGTAGAACGTTCAGAGGTGCTGAGAGAAAATTGGAAAAATGGATAAGAATAGGCGGGATATTATATGAAAGTAGTGCCAGGATGATCCAGAAGCATTTGCCAGGTATTTGTAATTACTTTGAAAATCAGACAACCAACGGATTAATTGAGGGAATGAATACCAAAATAAAGCTTATTAAAAGAATGAGTTATGGATTTACCAATTTTGAACATCTTCGACTTAAGCTGTTTGCTTGCTTTAATTCATAA
- the tuf gene encoding elongation factor Tu — protein MARAKFERTKPHVNIGTIGHVDHGKTTLTAAITMTLAALGNAQAKKYDEIDAAPEEKARGITINTAHVEYETADRHYAHVDCPGHADYVKNMITGAAQMDGGILVVSAADGPMPQTREHILLARQVGVPNLVVFLNKKDMVDDEELLELVELEVRELLSNYEFPGDDIPIIAGSAKEALDYMTKNPKAQKGENEWVDAIYELMDAVDSYIPTPERAVDKPFLMAVEDVFSITGRGTVATGRIERGIVKVGDNVELVGIRATRPTTVTGIEMFKKSLDQGMAGDNAGILLRGIQKTDIERGMVIAKPGTIKPHTQFEGEVYVLSKEEGGRHTPFFKNYRPQFYVRTTDVTGTIQDYTADDGSSVEMVMPGDRIKMTVELINPIAIEEGMRFAIREGGRTIGSGVISKIIK, from the coding sequence ATGGCACGCGCTAAATTTGAACGGACGAAACCCCACGTTAACATCGGTACGATCGGTCACGTTGACCACGGCAAAACTACCCTCACCGCCGCTATCACGATGACCCTAGCGGCTCTGGGTAATGCCCAAGCTAAAAAATACGATGAAATCGATGCCGCTCCCGAAGAAAAGGCTCGCGGGATCACCATCAACACCGCTCACGTTGAGTACGAAACTGCTGATCGCCACTATGCACACGTGGACTGCCCTGGCCACGCCGACTATGTAAAAAACATGATCACCGGTGCGGCACAGATGGACGGTGGTATTCTCGTGGTCTCGGCTGCTGATGGCCCGATGCCCCAAACCCGGGAACATATCCTGCTGGCTCGTCAGGTGGGTGTACCTAACCTTGTGGTCTTCCTCAACAAAAAAGATATGGTGGATGATGAGGAATTACTGGAACTCGTGGAACTGGAAGTGCGCGAACTTCTCAGCAATTACGAATTCCCCGGCGACGATATCCCCATTATTGCCGGTTCTGCTAAAGAAGCCCTCGACTACATGACCAAAAATCCCAAGGCCCAAAAAGGCGAAAACGAGTGGGTAGATGCGATTTATGAATTAATGGACGCGGTAGATAGCTATATCCCCACCCCCGAACGGGCGGTAGATAAACCCTTCCTGATGGCGGTAGAAGACGTATTCTCGATTACCGGTCGGGGGACGGTAGCTACCGGTCGGATCGAACGCGGTATTGTGAAAGTGGGTGATAACGTGGAATTGGTCGGGATCAGAGCAACTCGCCCCACCACCGTTACTGGGATCGAAATGTTCAAGAAAAGTCTCGACCAAGGGATGGCCGGCGACAACGCTGGTATCCTCCTGCGTGGTATCCAAAAAACCGACATCGAGCGCGGCATGGTGATCGCTAAACCGGGTACAATCAAACCCCACACCCAGTTTGAAGGTGAGGTATATGTGTTAAGTAAAGAAGAGGGTGGTCGTCACACTCCTTTCTTTAAAAACTATCGTCCTCAGTTCTATGTGCGGACAACCGACGTAACTGGCACTATCCAAGACTACACCGCCGATGATGGCAGCAGCGTAGAAATGGTCATGCCGGGAGACCGGATCAAAATGACCGTGGAACTGATCAACCCGATCGCTATTGAAGAGGGTATGCGCTTCGCTATTCGCGAAGGTGGTCGTACCATCGGTTCTGGCGTTATCTCCAAAATTATCAAGTAG
- the glyQ gene encoding glycine--tRNA ligase subunit alpha, translating to MSLTFQAVIAKLNEFWSDRGCLVAQPYDTEKGAGTMSPHTFLRAIGPEPWAVAYVEPCRRPTDGRYGENPNRFQHYYQYQVLIKPSPDNIQDIYLDSLRVLGINPEDHDIRFVEDNWESPTLGAWGVGWEVWLDGMEITQFTYFQQCGGIDCRPVAIEITYGLERLAMYLQDVEAINKIQWNENILYGDIFLQNEIEQCTYNFEASNPELLFSLFSLYEQEAKQLIDRSLVIPSLDYVLKCSHTFNLLDARGVIAVAERTRYIGRIRNLARQVAQLYLQQREALGFPLQTV from the coding sequence ATGTCTTTAACTTTCCAAGCTGTTATCGCTAAATTAAATGAATTTTGGTCTGATCGCGGTTGTTTAGTTGCTCAACCCTATGATACCGAAAAAGGTGCAGGAACCATGAGTCCCCACACTTTTTTAAGGGCAATTGGTCCGGAACCTTGGGCTGTTGCCTATGTGGAACCCTGTCGTCGTCCTACGGATGGCCGTTATGGCGAAAATCCCAATCGTTTTCAGCATTACTATCAATATCAAGTCCTAATTAAACCCTCTCCCGATAATATTCAGGATATCTATTTAGACTCCCTGCGGGTGTTAGGAATTAACCCAGAAGATCACGATATTCGCTTCGTGGAAGATAACTGGGAATCTCCCACCCTCGGCGCTTGGGGTGTGGGTTGGGAAGTGTGGTTAGATGGTATGGAGATCACCCAGTTTACCTACTTTCAACAGTGTGGGGGTATCGATTGTCGTCCCGTGGCGATCGAAATTACCTACGGTTTAGAAAGATTGGCCATGTATCTGCAAGATGTAGAGGCAATTAATAAAATTCAATGGAATGAAAATATCCTCTACGGTGATATTTTCCTGCAAAATGAAATCGAACAATGTACCTACAATTTTGAGGCTTCTAATCCTGAGTTATTGTTTAGTTTATTCAGTTTATATGAACAGGAAGCTAAACAATTAATCGATCGCTCTCTGGTGATTCCCAGTCTAGATTATGTTCTTAAATGTTCCCATACTTTTAATTTACTCGATGCTAGAGGTGTGATTGCTGTAGCTGAAAGAACCCGTTATATCGGCAGAATTCGCAATTTAGCTCGACAGGTTGCTCAATTGTATTTACAGCAACGAGAAGCTTTAGGTTTTCCCCTACAAACGGTCTAG
- the rpsJ gene encoding 30S ribosomal protein S10: MATLQQQKIRIRLKAFDQRLLDTSCEKIVDTANRTNATAIGPIPLPTKRKIYCVLRSPHVDKDSREHFETRTHRRIIDIYQPSSKTIDALMKLDLPAGVDIEVKL; this comes from the coding sequence ATGGCTACGTTACAACAACAGAAAATTCGCATTCGTTTGAAAGCTTTTGACCAGCGCTTACTCGATACTTCCTGTGAGAAGATTGTCGATACTGCCAATAGAACTAACGCCACAGCGATCGGACCGATCCCCCTACCGACAAAAAGAAAGATTTATTGCGTCCTGCGTTCCCCTCACGTTGACAAGGACTCCCGTGAACATTTTGAAACCCGCACCCATCGCCGCATTATTGATATTTACCAACCCTCTTCTAAGACAATCGATGCTTTGATGAAATTAGATTTACCCGCAGGGGTTGATATTGAAGTTAAATTGTAA
- a CDS encoding DNA double-strand break repair nuclease NurA — MLDLAKLAAKMPGISQHFQQEVTASRERVQRAKILLEQAQQQQEKLLELYHNWHDRLIFSVALPIEPLDTRITILPAPESHSVFATDGSQIAPSHHEIAYCYLINIGRIMLHYGQNLHPLLDSIPEVYYKSEDLYISKQWGIRVDEWMSYRRTVLESQMLAEMATRWVKPPGAHYEPNLALVDGSLIYWFIDSLPPEAKDLILPPIFQSWDDLKSARIPLMGYISASRSTEGLNFLRLQSCPHDTPNCLINCGDLDPEKTPCRVVDPLRDASLWGYLLEPGQRSPFWRSSLKILDLYGDEHRIYFCYLHVGTEIARVEVPAWVVEERELLDRSLSILLAQVLKGYGYPIALAEAHNLAVIKGGDRLRFFALLEQQMIKVGLQDVGTSYKEARKRSSIA, encoded by the coding sequence ATGCTCGATCTTGCGAAATTAGCGGCAAAAATGCCAGGAATCAGTCAACATTTTCAACAGGAAGTGACAGCTAGTCGCGAGCGAGTGCAAAGGGCTAAAATTCTTTTAGAACAAGCTCAACAGCAACAGGAAAAACTGCTAGAACTCTATCATAACTGGCACGATCGCCTAATTTTCTCTGTCGCGCTACCGATCGAACCTCTCGACACCCGCATTACTATCCTTCCCGCTCCCGAAAGTCATAGCGTTTTTGCCACGGATGGTTCCCAAATTGCCCCTTCTCACCACGAAATCGCCTACTGTTATCTAATTAATATCGGTAGGATTATGTTGCACTATGGTCAAAATTTGCACCCTCTCCTCGATAGCATTCCCGAAGTCTATTACAAATCAGAAGACCTCTACATTTCTAAACAGTGGGGTATTCGCGTGGATGAGTGGATGAGTTATCGTCGGACGGTATTAGAAAGCCAAATGTTAGCAGAAATGGCTACTCGTTGGGTAAAACCCCCTGGGGCCCATTATGAACCAAATTTAGCCCTCGTGGATGGTTCTTTGATCTATTGGTTTATCGATAGTCTCCCCCCGGAAGCAAAAGATTTAATTTTGCCACCGATTTTTCAGTCTTGGGACGATTTAAAATCAGCTAGAATCCCGCTTATGGGTTATATTAGTGCTTCTCGTAGCACGGAAGGCTTAAATTTCCTGCGTTTACAATCTTGTCCCCATGATACTCCCAATTGCTTGATCAATTGCGGTGATTTAGACCCAGAAAAAACCCCTTGTCGCGTTGTCGATCCTCTCCGGGATGCTTCTCTCTGGGGTTATTTATTGGAACCGGGGCAAAGAAGTCCTTTTTGGCGCAGTTCTTTGAAAATACTCGATCTTTATGGGGATGAACATCGCATTTACTTCTGTTATCTCCATGTGGGGACGGAAATCGCTAGGGTAGAGGTTCCTGCTTGGGTGGTGGAGGAGCGAGAATTACTCGATCGCTCTTTGAGTATTTTACTGGCCCAGGTGTTAAAAGGTTATGGTTATCCGATCGCCTTAGCGGAAGCGCACAATTTAGCAGTGATTAAAGGTGGCGATCGCTTGCGTTTTTTTGCTCTTTTGGAACAACAAATGATTAAAGTCGGTTTACAGGATGTGGGAACATCTTATAAGGAAGCGAGAAAGCGCAGTAGTATCGCTTAA